The DNA region CGATCTCGCTCGCCGTGGACATCACGAACTACGTCATGCTCGAGCTCGGCCAGCCGCTGCACGCCTACGACCGCACCCGCGTCGACGGGCCGATCGGTGTGCGCCGCGCCCAGCAGGGCGAGAAGCTCACCACGCTCGACGGTGCCGTGCGCGTCCTGGACTCCGCCGACCTCGTGATCACCGACGACCGCGGGCCCATCGGTCTCGCCGGCGTCATGGGCGGGGCGAACACGGAGATCGCCGACGTACAGGCCGAGACGGCCGGCACCACCGAGGTCGTCATCGAGGCCGCGCACTTCGACGCGATCGCCATCGCCCGGACCGCGCGCCGCCACAAGCTGTCCTCCGAGGCCTCCAAGCGCTTCGAGCGCGGGGTCGACCCGCAGGCCGCCGCCGCTGCCGCGCAGCGCACCGTCGACCTGCTGGTCCTCCTGGCGGGCGGCACGGCCGAGGCCGGCGTCACGGAGATCAGCGCCCCCCGCGCACCGCGCACCATCGCGATGCCCGCCGCCCACCCCGACCGGGTGGCCGGCGTCGAGTACGGCCGCGAGACCGTCGTGCGCCGCCTCCAGGAGGTCGGCTGCGACGTCTACGGGCAGGACGAGCTGATCGTCACGGTGCCGTCCTGGCGCCCCGACCTGGCCGAGCCGAACGACCTGGCCGAAGAGGTCATCCGGCTGGAGGGGTACGAGAACCTCCCGTCCACCCTGCCGACGCCGCCGTCCGGCCGCGGGCTCACCGACGGACAGCGGCTGCACCGCCGCATCGGCCGGGCCCTCGCCGGGGCCGGATACGTCGAGGCGCTCAGCTACCCGTTCATCGGCGAAGCCGTCCTCGACCAGCTCGGCCTGGAGAAGGGCGACGCCCGCCGCCGTACGGTCACCCTCGTCAACCCGCTCTCCGACGAGGAGCCCTCGCTGCGCACCACGCTGCTGCCGGGCCTGCTCGGCGCACTGCGGCGCAACGACGGCCGCGGCAGCCACGACCTCGCCCTGTTCGAGACGGGCCTGGTCTTCAGGCCCACCGGCCAGGAGACGAAGGCCGTACGGCTGCCCGTCGACCGCCGTCCCACCGACGAGGAGATCGCCGGGCTGAACGCGGCACTCCCGCGCCAGCCCCGCCGCGCCGCAGTCGTCCTCGCGGGCGCCCGTGAGCAGGCAGGCTGGTGGGGCAAGGGCCGCCCCGCCGACTGGGCGGACTCCGTCGAGGCGGCGCGCACGATCGCCCGCGAGGCGGGCGTCGAGCTGACCGTCCGCGCCGACCGGCACGCGCCCTGGCACCCGGGCCGCTGCGCGGCGCTCTACGTCACGGTGGACGGCCAGGAGACCTTGTTCGGGCACGCGGGCGAACTGCACCCGCGCGTCATCAAGGAGCTCCACCTGCCCGAGCGGACCTGCGCCATGGAGGTCGAACTGGACGTCCTGGAGCAGGCCGTCGACGGCGTGCTGCAGGCGCCGCGGATCTCCACCTTCCCGGTGGCGACCCAGGACGTCGCGATCGTAGTAGGCGCCGACGTTCCCGCCGACGCGGTGGAGAAGGCCCTGCGCGAAGGCGCCGGTGACCTCCTCGAATCGCTGCGGCTGTTCGACGTCTTCACCGGTGAGCAGATCGGCGAGGACAAGAAGTCCCTGGCGTACGCGCTGCGCTTCCGTGCGGCCGACCGCACACTGACGGTCGAGGAGGCCACCGCCGCCCGCGACACGGCGGTCGCGCTGGCCGCCGAGCGCACCGGCGCGGTGCTGCGCGGCGCATAGGGCCTTTGGTCCGGGCACGCGGGCCCGGACGGGTCCGCACGAGAGGGCCGTAGGCACTCGTGGACAGTGAGAAGGGGCGTATCCGGCCACCGGATACGCCCCTTCCTCTCTCGCAGGACGGCCCGGGGACCGCACGCGGGCCCTCCTGTCATCGAGGCAGTAGGTCGTGCGATCCGGCGCCGTCCCTCCTGCCACGGAGTGTCGGGCAGGTCGGCAGGAGGGACGGCGCGGGGGCGGGTCGTCGAACTGTACGAGGGGGAGCCGACGACCCGGCCGCCTCTTGCGAGGCACTCATTCAAGCCGCCGGTGCCCCGTCGGGGCAGAGCGCACGGCGGCACGGTTCGGGCACTGCGTTCACACCCCGTGTGAATCGCGCTCCACTATGCTCGTCGCCACACGCACATGGGGGGGCGATGGAGCCCAACGTCCTGCTCGAATCCCTGATCGACGAGGCGGGTGTGTCCCGTGCGGGGCTCGCCGGTCACGTCAACCAGGCCGGCCGTGCCCGTGGCCTGGGCCTGAGGTACGAACACACCGCGGTCTCCCGTTGGCTCAAGGGCCAGCGCCCGCGCGGGCAGGTGCCCGACCTGATCTGTGAGGTCCTCGCCGGCAGGCTGCACCGGTCCGTCACGCTCGACGACATCGGCCTGGGCGTCTCCGGCGCCCGGACGGCGGCGCACGGCTCCACGCTCTGCGGATTCGTCGAGCACGCCACCGCGCTGTGGCGCTCCGACGAACAGCAGCGCCCGCACCTGGCGACCGCCGCGGCCGTCACGGGCACGCCGGCGGTGATGCCCGTGTGGGAGTGGGAGAACCCACCCGAGGACGCCGACGTCTCGCGCCCCGGGCCGTCCCGCGTGAGCGCGGCGGACATAGGGATGCTTCGAGCGGCGCGGTCCCACTACGAACAGATGTACCGGAAGGCGGGTGGCATCGCGACCAGATCCCGCATCGTCGGCTTCCTCAACGCCGAGACGGCACCGCTGCTGCGGGGCGGGTACAGCGACGCGCTGGGCCGCCGGCTGCACCGTGCGACCGGCGGGCTGGTGGCCGTCGCCGGTATCTGCGCCTACGACTCCGACGCGCACGGCCTCGCCCAGCGCTACTTCCACCAGGCGCTGCGCCTGGCCAAGGCCAGCGGCGACCGCGGGTTCGGCGCCTATGTGATCGCGCTGCTGGTCAACCAGTCGCTGTTCCTGGCCGACTACCGCAGGTCGGTCGCCTTCGCCGAGGCGGCACTGCGGGCAGCGGGCCCGCACCTCACCCCGGCCCTGGCCGCCGATCTGTACGCCATGCAGGCCAAGGCCTACGCGCAGCTCGGCGACCGGCCGAGCGCCCTGGAGCGCATCCGCCGGGCCGAGACCGAGGCCGGGCGGATCCGCCCCGGACACGAACCGGAGGAGACCGGATACGTCCAGCCGGGCCTCGTCAACGTCCAGGTGGCCGAGGCGCTGCTCGGTCTCGGGGATCTCACCGGGGCCAGGGAGCACGCGACGGCGGCCGTACGCTCCCCTGCGCACGACCGGGGCAGAGTGCACCGGCTGGCCATGCTCAGCCATCTCGAACTCCTCCAGGGAGACGCGGACCAGGCGGCCGGCACGGCGTGTGAAATGGCCGAACACGCCTGCGGTATGGAGTCCCGGCGGCTCCGGGACCGGCTCCGTTCGGTGCGCGAACTCCTGGCCGCGAGCGGCTGCGCCGACGCGCAGGCCGCGGCCGGCCTGATCGACGGAGCGTTGCGCGTGCCCCTGTGAGCCCCGTCCGAGCCGCCCCCGCGCGTTCCGCTGCGGGGCGGCCCCTGCTCCGATGTTGTCATCGACCAATCGGAAGGTGGCAGCACTGTGCAGTGGACGAACTTGAACGAACAGGCCGTGTACGCGAATCGCTGGTTCCGAGTCAATCTGGCGGATGTCGTCCTCCCCGACGGCCGCCATCTCGACCACTTCGTCATCCGGCTCCGCCCCGTGGCGGCGGCCACGGTCGTCAACGAGGCCGACGAGGTGCTGCTGCTGTGGCGGCACCGCTTCATCACCGACAGCTGGGGGTGGGAACTCGCGGCCGGCGTGGTGGAGGACGGCGAGGACATCGCCGCCGCGGCCGCCCGGGAGATGGAGGAGGAGACCGGCTGGCGGCCCGGAGAGCTGAGTCCGCTGATGACCGCCGAGCCCGCCAACGGCCTCACCGACGCGCGCCACCACCTCTTCTGGTCGCGCGAGGCGACCTACACCGGCCGCCCGGTGGACGACTACGAGTCCTCGCGCCGCGAGTGGGTGCCGCTCAAGCTGGTGCCCGACATGATCGCGCGCGGCGAGGTTCCGGCGGCGGCCATGGCGGCCGGTCTGCTGATGCTCCATCACCTGCGGCTGGGCTGAGGGCGCCCGGGGAACGAGGGCCGGCCGCAAGCTCACCGGTCGGCCCTCGGTACGGGCCGAAGGCCCTCACGCGTACGGGTAGAACCCGATCCCGTCCTGCGGCCGAGCCGGCCCGCGTCGACCATGCGCTGGAGCAGCGGGGGAGCGGCGTACAGCGGCTCCTTGTACTCCGCGCAGGACACCGAGGACCCTGCGGCGCTGCAGCGTGTGGAGGTGCTCGGGGTCGCCGAGTGCGGTCTCGGCGTGGCTGAGCAGGGCCAGGCGGCGGGCGGTGCTTTCCTGTTAGCGGTACCAGCCCACCGCGGCGACCACTTCGTCGGTCCTCGACTGGCTCCAGCCCGCCGCTTCCCGCTGGGCCGCGCGGGCACGCTCCAGGGCGGTGCGGACCATGTCCGGGCGCGGCATGGGCGTCACAGCTCCTTTTCCACCAGACCGGTCTCGTACGCGATGATCGCCGCCTGCACCCGGTTGCGTACCTCGAGGGACATGAGGATGGAGCTGACGTAGCTCTTCACCGTCCCTTCCACGACGTGCAGTCGCTTGGCGATGTCGGCGTTGGACAGGCCCTGGCCGAGGAGGGCGAGGACTTGGCGTTCGCGTTCGGTGAGTGTCTCGACGCGTTCGCGTGAGGCGGCATTCCGCACCATGCGCTGGCCCGCGGAGCCGCGGTTCAGCTCGGCGATGATACGGCCCGCGACCTCGGCCGAGAGATAGGCGGCGCCCCGTGCGGCGGCGTGTACACCGGTCAACAGTTCCCGGGGATCACCGGACTTGAGCATGAACCCGCCGGCACCGTCGCCCAGGGCCCGGGCGACATACTCGTCCTCGGAGAAGGTGGTGAGGATCAGGACGGAGGTCTCCGGGACCTTGCGCTTGATCTCCGCGGTTGCGGCGAGCCCGTCCATCACCGGCATCCGGATGTCCATGAGGACCACGTCAGGGCGGTGTCTGAGGGTCAGGTCGACGGCTTCGGCGCCGTTACTGGCCTCCGCCACCACATGGATCTCGGGATCGGCGGCGAGGATGGCCTTCACGCCGGCCCTGATCATCATCTCGTCGTCGGCAAGGATGAGTCGGATGGCAGTAATCGTGCTCTCCCTATTCTGTGGGGACCTGGGTGCGCGGAGACGGGGGACGGTCCGCCCGGCCGGTCAATCATGGTCGACGGGTTCGCGGGACCTGGCCGTGATGACGTCCTTGTGCGTCAGCTCGCCATCTTGAAAGCAGAGCCTGAACACGTCGACGCGTACGAACAGCGCCGAACTCCCCCGGTAGTACCGGCAGTCGGCGCCCTCGGGCTCGGGGAGCGATTCGGAGGGCGGATCGCTCATCTCGTTGTCGGGCAGCAGGTGCTGTATCTGGCCCGTGGTGCTGCCGAGCTCGATCCGATCGTAGAACTTCGGGGCGAGCGCCGACGACGAGGACAGATAGGCGTAGTAGCCGAGCATGCCGACGGCCAGGCACACGCACAGGCTGAGCGGCAGGGCCACCAGGGAGATGAACCGCCGGCGCAGCCGGGTGGTGGCGTGCGCCAGGCTGTCCTCGGTGATCTCGGCGTGGGTGTTGATCGGCGCCGTGGTGCTGCCGGCCTGGCGCATGGCGGGCGGGGTGCGCGGCAGGCTCGCCTGCACCTCGAAGCCGCCGTCGTGCAGGGGGGCCGCGCGCAGGGCGCCGCCCGCGAGCCGGGTCCGCTCCTCCAGCCCGATCAGTCCGCGCCGGCCTTGCACGGCCGGCCGGTCGGGCCGCTGCGGCGAGGGTCCGTTGCGTACGGTGACCGTCACCTCGTCGACAGCGTAGGCGAGCCGGACCGCGATGCGTGATCCGGGCGCGTGCTTCATGGCGTTGGTCAGCGACTCCTGCACCACCCGGAACAGGGCCTTGTCGGTCATGTCGCCGAGGCTCCCGATATCGCCGCTGCGGTCGAACGCCACGTCCACTCCGCTGTCGCGGGCGCGTTCCACCAGGTCGCCGATGTCCGGCTGGGCGGGCTCCATCCGGGCCGGGGCGTCGTCCTCCCGCAGGACTCCGATGATGTCGCGCAGCCGTTCCAGGGAGCTGGCGGCGTTGGCCCGCAACTCCCCCGCCGCGTCCCGGAAGCGCTCGTCGACGCCAGGCGTGACCTGCAGGGCGCCCGCGCGCAGCGCGATCAGGCTGAGCTCGTGGCCCAGCGAGTCGTGCATGTCCTCGGCGATACGGGTGCGTTCGCGCAGCCGGGCCTGTTCCACGCTGATGCGCTGCTGGAGCTCCAGCTGGCGGGCGTGCTCCCAGCCGGCGTGCTGCAGTTCGCTGCGCTGGCGTGCGTAACGGCCCACCAGCCACGGCAACTGGCAGGCGAAGATCAGGGAGGTCACCAGGACGAACCACATCGGCAGCGTCAGCCCGGCGAAGGCTGTGACCGCGGTTCCCGCCAGGACCACCACGCCGACCGAGGCGAGCACCGAGGCCGGCCGCATCGGCAGCCGTCCCACGGTGAAGCTGCTGATGAACACGGCCGGCAGATACGGCGACACCACAATGGAGCCGACATCGTTCTGCATGACCCCGACGAACCACCACAGGCCCAGGCACAGTACGAACGAGACGAGGGGCAACCGCAAGTAGAGCAGCACGGCGGCGCCGATCACCGCGGCGCCGACGAGGAGTTGCAGCGGCCGGTGCTCCACCGCGTTCATGCTCTGTACGAGCAGCAGGGCGGGGATGTTGAGCGCGACCCAGGTGAGCAGCGAGGCCGAGATCCAGCGCCTGGGCCTCGGCGAGCGCTCGGTGGGGGCCAGCCAGTCGGCGAGTGTTCGCAGATGGGGAGGGATGCAGGTCACTGTGTTCACCTTAAGTCAGCCGACCGGCGGCGTAGCAGGAGCCATGGGTCAACCGGCTTGGTGTCGGACGGGTGTTGCGCATCCGAACGGGGGATGCTGAATGCGCAACACCCGCACGCCCCGGTTCTGCGACCGGGACGTGATCGGAGGGTCAGGCGTCGCGGCGGCGCAGCGCCTGATGGCCGACCGCAGTGATCACCACGGACCACAGGAGCAGGAAGACGAAGGCCGTGCCCGCTCCGTACGGACTGGTGTCCGCGTTCATGAAGTGCGTGCCCGCCGAGTTGGGCATCCGGTCGGAGAGCCAGACCAGCGGCGACATGTCGGAGGCCTGCAGGATCACCGGCATCACGGTGAGGCCGACGAACACGATCGTCAGGGTGCCCGCGGCGCTGCGCACCGCGATGGCGACGCCGATGGTCAGCGTGCTGATCAGGGCCAGGTAGACGCCCATGCGCAGGGAGGTGGCGAGAATTTCTCCCCCGTCGGCGATCGCCTTGTCGCCCAACGTCACGGCCGACATTCCGGCGCCGATGAGGCAGAGCACGACACCGCCGACGAAGTTGACGGCGCCTGCCACGATGTTCTTGGCGGCGAGCATCTGCCCGCGCCTGGGCACGGCCTGCAGCGTGGTGCGCATGCTGCCCGAGGTGTACTCGGCTGTGATCACCAGCATCGACAGGGCGATGAGGGCGAACTCGGCGACGTAGACCGTGTTGACCGCGACCTCGCTGACCGCGACTCCGGCGCTGTTCTTCTTGTTGTTCGCCATGGTCGAGCCGATGATCGGCGCGGTGAGCAGCATCAGCAGGCCGCCGCCGACGAGGCTCCACCAAGTGGACCTGACCGACCACAGCTTGGTCCACTCGGCCTCCACGGCGCCGGGCAGTCCGCCACCGGTCGCCTGCGCCGCACCGGGCGCGGCGGACGGATAGGTCGATGTCGTCATGACAGTTCCCGTTCGGATGAGGAGAGTTGCTGGGGGCGCCGCTGTTCAGCTGCGCGTGGCGGAGTACGGGGCTTGCCGCGGGGCGGGCGGCGCCAGGACGGGCGAGGTGCCGAGGACCAGCGCGAGTGAGGGCTTGCGACGCATCGCCGTGACGAGGTGGGTGCCGGGTGCCCGCAGGGCCAGGAGCACCAGCGGGGCGAGCAGAAGGCCGAGCAGCATGCCGGCCGCGACGTCGTGCAGGTAGTGGACGCCGACGTAGACCCGGGACAGGGCGGCCAGGACCGCCACCGGCAGCAGCAGTACACCGATGAGGCGCCAGCTGATCAGGAGGGTGGCCACTGCGGAGGCGGCGATCACCGAGTGGTTGCTGGGGAAGGAGTAGTCACCGGTGGCCGGACACTCCGCGATGGCCCGCACCCCGGGGATGTCCCGGCAGGGCCGCTCCTCGTGCAGCCATACCTTGATGCCTTCGCTGAGGGCGTAGACCACCACGACTGCGAGCGGCGCGATCAGCGCGTACGCCATGGCGCGGTCGTCGCCCTTGCGGGCCCGCCACCACTGGAAGATCATGACGCCGACGAACAGCAGGATGCCGCCCTCGGTGAACAGCTCGCCGAGCGTCTGCAGCCAGTCGGGGGTGCCGACCGCCCACTCGGTGATGTCGCGGTACACGCCGACGCCGTAGCCGGGTCCGGCCTTCGCCAGAGGTACGAGGGTGGTGGTCATGCGCGGCCTCCGTCGACATCCGACTCCGGCGCGGGGCGCGAGGCAGGGGTTCCGTACTCGACGCTGTCGGCGGTGAGCTCCATGTAGGCCTGCTCCAGGGAGGCCTCGACGGTGCGCACCTCGTGCAGGCGCACGCCCAGCTCGTACGCCAGGTCGGAGACCCGGTCGACGGTGAGCCCGTTGATGTGCAGTTCGTTGGCGCTCTCCCAGCGGACGGGCACTCCCCACTCGAAGAGGCGGGCGACCAGGCGCTCCAACGCGGGGGTCTCGGGACCGCGGGCCTTGACGGCGTTCAGGGAGCTGGCGTCGATGAGCTGCTTGACCGAGGTCTCGGTGATCAGCTTGCCCTTGCCGATGATGACCAGCTGGTCGGCGGTCAGCTGCATCTCGCTCATCAGATGGCTGGAGACGAAGACCGTGCGGCCCTCGGCGGCCAGGCCGCGCATCAGGCCGCGGATCCAGCGCACACCATCCGGGTCGAGGCCGTTGACCGGCTCGTCGAACATGACGATGCCCGGGTTGCCGAGCAGTGCGCCTGCGATCCCGAGGCGCTGGCTCATGCCGAGTGAGAACGTTCCGGCGCGGTGATCGGCCACCGAGGTGAGGCCGACGG from Streptomyces sp. B1I3 includes:
- the pheT gene encoding phenylalanine--tRNA ligase subunit beta, translating into MRVPLSWLREYVDLPATETGRDVQAKLVSVGLEVETVEQTGAGLKGPLVVGQVLTIEELEGFKKPIRFCTVDVGTANGTGEPQEIVCGARNFSVGDKVVVVLPGAVLPGDFAIAARKTYGKTSHGMICSTDELGMGDDGTHGIIVLPPEFEPGTDAIELLELVDEVLDIAVTPDRGYCLSMRGVARETAIAYGLPLRDPALLDVPAPNAFGYPVKVSDPIGCSNFTARTVTGLQPEARSPIWMQRRLQKAGMRPISLAVDITNYVMLELGQPLHAYDRTRVDGPIGVRRAQQGEKLTTLDGAVRVLDSADLVITDDRGPIGLAGVMGGANTEIADVQAETAGTTEVVIEAAHFDAIAIARTARRHKLSSEASKRFERGVDPQAAAAAAQRTVDLLVLLAGGTAEAGVTEISAPRAPRTIAMPAAHPDRVAGVEYGRETVVRRLQEVGCDVYGQDELIVTVPSWRPDLAEPNDLAEEVIRLEGYENLPSTLPTPPSGRGLTDGQRLHRRIGRALAGAGYVEALSYPFIGEAVLDQLGLEKGDARRRTVTLVNPLSDEEPSLRTTLLPGLLGALRRNDGRGSHDLALFETGLVFRPTGQETKAVRLPVDRRPTDEEIAGLNAALPRQPRRAAVVLAGAREQAGWWGKGRPADWADSVEAARTIAREAGVELTVRADRHAPWHPGRCAALYVTVDGQETLFGHAGELHPRVIKELHLPERTCAMEVELDVLEQAVDGVLQAPRISTFPVATQDVAIVVGADVPADAVEKALREGAGDLLESLRLFDVFTGEQIGEDKKSLAYALRFRAADRTLTVEEATAARDTAVALAAERTGAVLRGA
- a CDS encoding transcriptional regulator — protein: MEPNVLLESLIDEAGVSRAGLAGHVNQAGRARGLGLRYEHTAVSRWLKGQRPRGQVPDLICEVLAGRLHRSVTLDDIGLGVSGARTAAHGSTLCGFVEHATALWRSDEQQRPHLATAAAVTGTPAVMPVWEWENPPEDADVSRPGPSRVSAADIGMLRAARSHYEQMYRKAGGIATRSRIVGFLNAETAPLLRGGYSDALGRRLHRATGGLVAVAGICAYDSDAHGLAQRYFHQALRLAKASGDRGFGAYVIALLVNQSLFLADYRRSVAFAEAALRAAGPHLTPALAADLYAMQAKAYAQLGDRPSALERIRRAETEAGRIRPGHEPEETGYVQPGLVNVQVAEALLGLGDLTGAREHATAAVRSPAHDRGRVHRLAMLSHLELLQGDADQAAGTACEMAEHACGMESRRLRDRLRSVRELLAASGCADAQAAAGLIDGALRVPL
- a CDS encoding NUDIX domain-containing protein codes for the protein MQWTNLNEQAVYANRWFRVNLADVVLPDGRHLDHFVIRLRPVAAATVVNEADEVLLLWRHRFITDSWGWELAAGVVEDGEDIAAAAAREMEEETGWRPGELSPLMTAEPANGLTDARHHLFWSREATYTGRPVDDYESSRREWVPLKLVPDMIARGEVPAAAMAAGLLMLHHLRLG
- a CDS encoding response regulator, which codes for MMIRAGVKAILAADPEIHVVAEASNGAEAVDLTLRHRPDVVLMDIRMPVMDGLAATAEIKRKVPETSVLILTTFSEDEYVARALGDGAGGFMLKSGDPRELLTGVHAAARGAAYLSAEVAGRIIAELNRGSAGQRMVRNAASRERVETLTERERQVLALLGQGLSNADIAKRLHVVEGTVKSYVSSILMSLEVRNRVQAAIIAYETGLVEKEL
- a CDS encoding histidine kinase, with translation MTCIPPHLRTLADWLAPTERSPRPRRWISASLLTWVALNIPALLLVQSMNAVEHRPLQLLVGAAVIGAAVLLYLRLPLVSFVLCLGLWWFVGVMQNDVGSIVVSPYLPAVFISSFTVGRLPMRPASVLASVGVVVLAGTAVTAFAGLTLPMWFVLVTSLIFACQLPWLVGRYARQRSELQHAGWEHARQLELQQRISVEQARLRERTRIAEDMHDSLGHELSLIALRAGALQVTPGVDERFRDAAGELRANAASSLERLRDIIGVLREDDAPARMEPAQPDIGDLVERARDSGVDVAFDRSGDIGSLGDMTDKALFRVVQESLTNAMKHAPGSRIAVRLAYAVDEVTVTVRNGPSPQRPDRPAVQGRRGLIGLEERTRLAGGALRAAPLHDGGFEVQASLPRTPPAMRQAGSTTAPINTHAEITEDSLAHATTRLRRRFISLVALPLSLCVCLAVGMLGYYAYLSSSSALAPKFYDRIELGSTTGQIQHLLPDNEMSDPPSESLPEPEGADCRYYRGSSALFVRVDVFRLCFQDGELTHKDVITARSREPVDHD
- a CDS encoding ABC transporter permease subunit; its protein translation is MTTSTYPSAAPGAAQATGGGLPGAVEAEWTKLWSVRSTWWSLVGGGLLMLLTAPIIGSTMANNKKNSAGVAVSEVAVNTVYVAEFALIALSMLVITAEYTSGSMRTTLQAVPRRGQMLAAKNIVAGAVNFVGGVVLCLIGAGMSAVTLGDKAIADGGEILATSLRMGVYLALISTLTIGVAIAVRSAAGTLTIVFVGLTVMPVILQASDMSPLVWLSDRMPNSAGTHFMNADTSPYGAGTAFVFLLLWSVVITAVGHQALRRRDA
- a CDS encoding phosphatase PAP2 family protein is translated as MTTTLVPLAKAGPGYGVGVYRDITEWAVGTPDWLQTLGELFTEGGILLFVGVMIFQWWRARKGDDRAMAYALIAPLAVVVVYALSEGIKVWLHEERPCRDIPGVRAIAECPATGDYSFPSNHSVIAASAVATLLISWRLIGVLLLPVAVLAALSRVYVGVHYLHDVAAGMLLGLLLAPLVLLALRAPGTHLVTAMRRKPSLALVLGTSPVLAPPAPRQAPYSATRS
- a CDS encoding ABC transporter ATP-binding protein; the encoded protein is MITLQGLTKRYGDRAAVDALSLTVPAGRVTGFLGPNGAGKSTTMRMIMGLDRPTEGHALVNNRPYEQLRHPLREIGALLDAKAVHPSRSARNHLKALARTNGIPTARVDEVLETVGLTSVADHRAGTFSLGMSQRLGIAGALLGNPGIVMFDEPVNGLDPDGVRWIRGLMRGLAAEGRTVFVSSHLMSEMQLTADQLVIIGKGKLITETSVKQLIDASSLNAVKARGPETPALERLVARLFEWGVPVRWESANELHINGLTVDRVSDLAYELGVRLHEVRTVEASLEQAYMELTADSVEYGTPASRPAPESDVDGGRA